One window of Acidobacteriaceae bacterium genomic DNA carries:
- the hldE gene encoding bifunctional D-glycero-beta-D-manno-heptose-7-phosphate kinase/D-glycero-beta-D-manno-heptose 1-phosphate adenylyltransferase HldE, which translates to MLPELHTVLGLLEGGFRDIRVLVVGDLMLDRYILGEVDRISPEAPVPVLRHAHRYQRPGGAANVAMNLAGLGCQPFLAGLWGADAEQRELATLLEAAQIDTAGVVTSSLPTISKTRIVGRTQQLLRLDIESREAPSAEDLSFLTDRVLGLIEKVHAVILSDYAKGALTNELCATAIRATRRAGIPILADPKTPDLSKYSGATMVCPNLSELSLATGVASQHLDQLLAAAEQQRAEHGFDYLTATMSERGIRVLSASGSFHSPARAREVFDVSGAGDTVIATLAASMAAGLKVETATDLANLAAGIVVGKVGTAPIAHHELVALLTPSTPLSGAEKILDRQHLAARIADWRAAGETIVFTNGCFDLLHVGHITLLEDCRKFGTKLILGLNSDASVSRLKGPTRPIVAENERARVMAALAAVDAVVLFAEDTPLELIREIKPDVLVKGGDYTIETVVGHEDVLAAGGRVAIVPTVEGFSTTNIIRKLTETAN; encoded by the coding sequence ATGCTTCCTGAACTCCACACAGTCCTCGGCCTCCTCGAAGGCGGCTTCCGCGACATCCGCGTCCTCGTCGTCGGCGACCTCATGCTCGACCGCTACATCCTCGGCGAGGTCGACCGCATCTCCCCCGAAGCTCCCGTGCCCGTGCTCCGCCACGCGCATCGCTACCAGCGTCCCGGCGGCGCGGCCAACGTCGCCATGAACCTCGCCGGCCTCGGCTGCCAGCCGTTCCTCGCCGGCCTCTGGGGCGCAGACGCCGAGCAGCGCGAGCTTGCCACTCTTCTCGAAGCCGCACAGATCGACACCGCCGGCGTCGTCACCTCATCACTTCCCACCATCTCCAAGACCCGCATCGTCGGCCGCACCCAACAGCTCCTCCGCCTCGACATTGAGTCCCGCGAAGCTCCGTCCGCCGAAGACCTCTCCTTCCTCACCGATCGCGTCCTCGGTCTCATCGAAAAGGTTCACGCCGTCATCCTCTCCGACTACGCAAAAGGCGCGCTCACCAATGAGCTCTGCGCCACCGCCATCCGCGCCACCCGCCGCGCAGGCATCCCCATCCTCGCCGACCCCAAGACGCCCGATCTCTCCAAATACTCCGGCGCCACCATGGTCTGCCCCAACCTCAGCGAGCTCTCGCTCGCCACCGGCGTCGCCTCACAACACCTCGACCAACTCCTCGCCGCTGCCGAGCAGCAACGTGCCGAGCACGGCTTCGACTATCTCACCGCCACCATGAGCGAGCGCGGCATCCGCGTTCTCTCCGCCTCCGGCAGCTTCCACTCTCCCGCCCGTGCGCGCGAGGTCTTCGACGTCTCCGGCGCCGGCGACACCGTCATCGCCACGCTCGCGGCCTCAATGGCCGCAGGCCTCAAGGTCGAAACCGCCACCGACCTCGCCAACCTCGCCGCCGGCATCGTCGTCGGCAAAGTCGGCACCGCGCCCATCGCGCACCATGAGCTCGTCGCGCTCCTCACGCCTTCCACCCCGCTCAGCGGAGCCGAAAAAATCCTCGATCGCCAGCACCTCGCCGCGCGCATCGCGGACTGGCGCGCCGCAGGCGAGACCATCGTCTTCACCAACGGCTGCTTCGACCTCCTCCACGTCGGCCACATCACTCTCCTCGAAGACTGCCGCAAGTTCGGCACGAAGCTCATCCTCGGCCTCAACTCTGACGCTTCCGTCTCGCGCCTCAAAGGCCCCACGCGCCCCATCGTCGCCGAGAACGAGCGCGCCCGCGTCATGGCCGCACTCGCCGCCGTCGATGCGGTCGTCCTCTTCGCCGAAGACACGCCGCTCGAACTCATCCGCGAGATCAAGCCTGACGTCCTCGTCAAAGGCGGCGACTACACCATCGAAACAGTCGTCGGCCACGAAGACGTCCTTGCCGCCGGCGGCCGCGTCGCCATCGTCCCCACCGTCGAAGGCTTCTCCACCACCAACATCATCCGCAAACTCACCGAGACCGCCAACTAA
- a CDS encoding glycosyltransferase family 9 protein, with protein MPPVNRVLVYRLGSLGDTLIALPSFHLIARAFPQAERRLLTNLPVAAKAPPAAAVLDHTGLIHGYMRYTTGTRSIRELLRLALDIRRFRPEVLVYLTGARGLESARRDSKFFRLCGITRQIGVPLTTAAQLNLFGGETPASPDADLEPEASRLARNLRELGDARLDDPASWDLHLTPNEHATAARAIGHTALQHEILAVSVGTKVQSKDWGRDNWRGLLTRLARAFPNRALLLAGSPEESDASDFAASQWQVSGGGPVINLCGRLTPRESAAAFARARLFIGHDSGPMHLAAAVGTPCVAIFAARNIPRQWFPYGPAHRILYHRVECAGCGLETCIEQQKKCILSITVEEVLAAIHSAMRIQGTSGSDASLPGPPRL; from the coding sequence ATGCCGCCCGTGAACCGCGTCCTCGTCTACCGCCTCGGCAGCCTCGGCGACACCCTCATCGCTCTTCCCTCCTTCCATCTCATCGCCCGCGCCTTCCCGCAGGCCGAACGCCGCCTCCTCACCAACCTCCCCGTCGCCGCCAAGGCCCCGCCCGCCGCCGCCGTGCTCGACCATACCGGCCTCATCCACGGCTACATGCGCTACACCACCGGCACGCGCTCCATCCGCGAGCTCCTGCGCCTCGCGCTCGACATCCGCCGCTTCCGCCCCGAAGTCCTCGTCTACCTCACCGGCGCCCGCGGTCTCGAGTCCGCCCGCCGCGACTCAAAATTCTTCCGCCTCTGCGGAATCACTCGCCAGATCGGCGTCCCGCTCACCACCGCTGCGCAGCTCAACCTCTTCGGCGGCGAAACTCCAGCTTCCCCCGACGCCGATCTCGAGCCCGAAGCCTCCCGCCTCGCCCGCAATCTCCGCGAACTCGGCGACGCTCGCCTCGACGACCCCGCCTCCTGGGACCTCCACCTGACGCCTAACGAGCACGCCACGGCCGCCCGCGCCATCGGCCATACAGCGCTCCAGCACGAGATCCTCGCCGTCAGCGTCGGCACCAAAGTCCAGTCCAAGGACTGGGGCCGCGACAACTGGCGCGGCCTCCTCACACGCCTCGCCCGCGCCTTCCCCAACCGCGCCCTCCTGCTCGCCGGCTCGCCCGAAGAATCCGACGCCTCCGACTTCGCGGCCTCGCAATGGCAGGTCTCCGGCGGAGGCCCGGTCATCAACCTCTGCGGCCGCCTCACGCCCCGCGAATCCGCCGCCGCCTTCGCCCGCGCGCGCCTCTTCATCGGCCACGACTCCGGCCCCATGCACCTCGCCGCCGCCGTCGGCACACCCTGCGTCGCCATCTTCGCCGCACGCAACATCCCGCGCCAGTGGTTCCCCTACGGCCCCGCCCACCGCATCCTCTATCACCGCGTCGAGTGCGCCGGCTGCGGCCTCGAAACCTGCATCGAGCAACAAAAGAAATGCATCCTCTCCATCACCGTCGAAGAAGTCCTCGCCGCTATCCACTCCGCGATGAGGATCCAAGGCACATCAGGCAGCGACGCATCGCTTCCAGGTCCCCCGAGGCTTTAG
- a CDS encoding DUF4254 domain-containing protein — translation MMDAAHIVKLQSGATRRWHEPAEMPAAASELDALVVDQHRANFDLWHEEDQARDPKATPEKIVEIKRAIDRLNQRRNDLMERIDQALLAAAGEQRAEAPLHSETPGMMIDRLSILDLKRFHTEEEIARANGDERHAQRNRERLAVIKEQRDDLRDALDALWADVSAGRRRFKLYRQMKMYNDPALNPVLYRARGST, via the coding sequence ATGATGGACGCGGCACATATCGTGAAGCTTCAGTCGGGTGCGACGCGCCGCTGGCATGAGCCGGCGGAGATGCCGGCTGCAGCGAGTGAGCTGGATGCGCTTGTAGTGGATCAACACCGGGCGAACTTCGACCTGTGGCATGAAGAGGACCAGGCTCGGGACCCGAAGGCGACCCCGGAGAAGATTGTGGAGATCAAGCGGGCGATCGACCGCCTGAACCAGCGGCGGAATGATCTGATGGAACGGATTGACCAGGCGCTGCTGGCGGCGGCGGGTGAGCAACGCGCGGAGGCCCCGCTGCACTCTGAGACGCCGGGAATGATGATTGACCGGCTGTCAATCCTCGACCTGAAGCGGTTTCATACTGAGGAAGAGATTGCGCGTGCGAATGGCGATGAGCGGCATGCGCAGCGCAATCGGGAACGGCTGGCGGTGATTAAAGAGCAGCGCGATGATCTGCGGGATGCGCTGGACGCGCTGTGGGCCGATGTGTCGGCTGGACGACGCAGGTTCAAGCTTTACCGGCAGATGAAGATGTATAACGATCCGGCACTGAATCCGGTGCTGTACAGGGCGCGAGGATCGACGTGA
- a CDS encoding tetratricopeptide repeat protein: MPRTLAGTSQPDDAARKQTLAMYESALKLMQSGKYDKAHQAFTQMLETAPQDLADRIRVYIAACVSQIEKGSTKFESNEERYDYAISLLNQGQYDDARQHFEQILKQNDAADYAFYGLALLASMTGDTQECIDKLREAIRLNGQNRLQARADSDFEPVAEDPRFTELLYPEA, encoded by the coding sequence ATGCCCCGCACGCTAGCGGGCACGTCGCAGCCCGACGACGCTGCGCGCAAGCAGACGCTCGCGATGTATGAGAGCGCGCTGAAGCTGATGCAGAGCGGAAAGTATGACAAGGCGCACCAGGCCTTCACGCAGATGCTGGAGACGGCACCGCAGGACCTGGCCGACCGCATCCGCGTGTACATCGCTGCGTGTGTGTCGCAGATCGAGAAGGGCTCGACGAAGTTCGAGTCCAACGAGGAGCGCTACGATTACGCGATCTCGCTGCTGAACCAAGGGCAGTATGACGACGCGCGGCAGCACTTCGAGCAGATTCTGAAGCAGAATGACGCGGCGGACTATGCGTTCTACGGGCTGGCGCTGTTGGCCAGCATGACCGGCGATACGCAGGAGTGCATCGACAAGCTGCGTGAGGCGATCCGGCTGAACGGGCAGAACCGACTGCAGGCGCGCGCGGACTCGGACTTTGAGCCGGTCGCCGAAGACCCGCGGTTTACGGAGCTGCTGTACCCGGAGGCGTGA
- the yvcK gene encoding uridine diphosphate-N-acetylglucosamine-binding protein YvcK, translated as MSDPVLPQLRVVAIGGGTGLSTLLLGLKRYVATPGSPTGFDRRGGSRRRASVAPCPDAPCLIRDLAAVVTVTDDGGSSGRLREELQMLPPGDIRNCMVALSEDEHLLSRLFQYRFEHGDLEGHSFGNLFLAALNGISGDFAQAVQTSSQILATRGHIYPATTANATLTAQMDDGSVVRGETNITASKRSIVELMLDPASVDPMAETLEAIAHANLITLGPGSLYTSLITNLLVKGIPEAIAASKATRVYVCNLMTQANESLGLTASQHIEKIVNHCGGQRIFDYALINTAPIRPETLAKYAREGQAPIEADLDRVRALGVEPVAGSFVHEGDVLRHDYEAVARMLLELALPKRA; from the coding sequence ATGTCCGATCCAGTTCTTCCTCAGCTACGCGTTGTGGCGATCGGTGGCGGCACGGGCCTCTCTACGTTGCTGTTGGGACTGAAGCGGTACGTTGCCACCCCGGGATCGCCAACCGGTTTTGACAGGCGCGGTGGTTCGCGTCGGCGCGCCAGTGTGGCGCCCTGTCCGGATGCGCCTTGCCTCATCCGGGACCTGGCAGCGGTGGTGACGGTGACGGACGACGGCGGATCGTCGGGCCGACTGCGGGAGGAGCTGCAGATGCTCCCGCCGGGCGACATTCGCAACTGCATGGTGGCGCTGAGCGAGGACGAGCACCTGCTGTCGCGGCTGTTTCAATATCGCTTCGAGCATGGCGATCTCGAGGGGCACAGCTTCGGCAATCTGTTTCTGGCGGCGCTGAATGGGATCTCGGGGGATTTCGCGCAGGCCGTGCAGACCTCATCGCAGATTCTGGCGACGCGCGGACATATCTATCCGGCGACCACGGCCAATGCGACGTTGACGGCGCAGATGGACGACGGGTCAGTGGTCCGCGGCGAGACGAACATCACTGCCTCAAAACGCTCCATTGTGGAACTGATGCTGGACCCGGCGTCCGTGGACCCGATGGCGGAGACGCTCGAGGCGATCGCGCACGCGAACCTGATCACGCTTGGGCCGGGGTCGCTGTATACGTCGCTGATTACGAACCTGCTGGTGAAGGGAATTCCGGAGGCGATTGCGGCGTCGAAGGCGACGCGCGTGTATGTCTGCAACCTGATGACGCAGGCGAACGAGTCGCTGGGGCTGACGGCGTCGCAGCACATTGAGAAGATCGTGAACCACTGCGGCGGACAACGGATCTTCGATTACGCGCTGATCAACACGGCGCCGATCCGGCCGGAGACGCTGGCGAAGTACGCTCGTGAAGGACAGGCGCCGATTGAGGCCGATCTGGACCGGGTGCGGGCGCTTGGGGTGGAGCCGGTGGCGGGCAGCTTCGTCCATGAGGGCGATGTGCTGCGGCACGACTATGAGGCGGTAGCCCGAATGTTGCTGGAGCTGGCGCTGCCAAAGAGGGCATAG
- a CDS encoding cellulose synthase operon protein YhjQ/BcsQ, whose translation MDGQKPEVIEEQSRTENPEDVAVLYSWANLQGARYRDFSGARRESRALMRQRAAQEAKDAESRAQAEAEAAAAASERAAREAEEIARLHEKAARKAAEAKQRRDLELEEIARAQAMRQATELSRKAAEERVQAAKRAEAAAAAEAAERREAREITEARASAERQALRYAEAEMRRRKLAGPQPVAKLPGELTDPYQHQRQPDQPPPEKVFATLVTPEQDMRPARFPARDGRFRLPPMGIADEADTMGFVADPITAAFAVTEPEPLPETQSSNRNGHAAISGGPPKELQDSNGTKQASAQAVPSAPTAGEHAQAQAALPAWLQEEEHPKRHAEAAVDATLGDTLQQSRERVASRWFALRELFDQGPQEQAPAERKSATGEVPVLAVFSLAGGVGKTSLVATLGRALASSGEKVLLTDTTSHGLLPFYFGASELKPGVVRTFAPPVGSADAPIHLLSFDLLEKGGDLEAQDWLAEELTRNSQGMQRVLVDLSPSVPWVLRRLARMNSIVMVPMKPDMSSVISLNVVEKFFADVTDGNGKPLHPRYVLNGFDASQPLHLDVREVLRQQLGDRLLPFVIRRSPAVSEALAEGMTVMDYAPDTAVAGDVLNLASWLRTQAAPASGFRKARWSEQ comes from the coding sequence ATGGACGGCCAGAAGCCGGAGGTAATTGAAGAGCAGTCGCGCACGGAAAACCCCGAGGATGTAGCGGTTCTGTACTCGTGGGCGAACCTGCAGGGCGCTCGATACCGGGACTTCTCGGGCGCTCGGCGGGAATCCCGTGCCCTGATGCGGCAGCGAGCGGCGCAGGAGGCGAAGGATGCGGAGAGCCGGGCACAGGCGGAGGCGGAGGCCGCGGCCGCGGCTTCAGAACGTGCGGCTCGGGAGGCAGAGGAGATTGCGCGGCTGCACGAGAAGGCTGCGCGAAAGGCCGCTGAAGCCAAACAGCGGCGAGACCTGGAGCTGGAAGAGATCGCCCGGGCGCAGGCGATGCGGCAGGCGACGGAGCTAAGCCGCAAGGCTGCGGAGGAGCGCGTCCAGGCAGCGAAGAGAGCGGAGGCTGCAGCGGCTGCGGAGGCGGCGGAGCGGCGCGAAGCAAGAGAGATTACAGAGGCGAGGGCATCGGCCGAGCGGCAGGCGCTGCGGTATGCCGAGGCCGAGATGCGTCGTCGCAAGCTGGCCGGGCCGCAGCCCGTGGCGAAACTGCCGGGAGAACTGACGGACCCATACCAGCACCAGCGACAGCCGGATCAGCCACCGCCGGAGAAGGTGTTTGCAACGCTCGTGACTCCTGAGCAGGACATGCGGCCGGCGAGATTTCCAGCGCGCGATGGGCGCTTTCGGCTGCCACCGATGGGAATCGCCGACGAGGCGGACACGATGGGATTCGTTGCCGACCCGATCACCGCGGCGTTTGCTGTTACGGAGCCCGAGCCGCTCCCGGAGACGCAGAGCTCGAACAGAAACGGACACGCTGCGATTTCGGGCGGACCTCCGAAGGAGCTGCAGGACTCGAACGGTACGAAACAGGCCAGCGCCCAAGCTGTGCCTTCGGCGCCGACGGCTGGGGAGCATGCCCAGGCGCAGGCGGCGCTTCCGGCATGGCTTCAGGAAGAAGAGCACCCGAAACGGCATGCTGAAGCGGCCGTGGACGCAACTCTTGGAGACACTTTGCAGCAGTCGCGGGAGCGCGTAGCCTCGCGATGGTTTGCGTTGCGTGAACTGTTCGATCAGGGTCCGCAGGAGCAGGCTCCAGCGGAGCGAAAGTCCGCGACCGGCGAGGTGCCGGTGCTGGCGGTGTTCTCGCTAGCCGGCGGCGTAGGGAAGACCAGTTTGGTGGCCACGCTGGGGCGCGCGCTGGCCTCGAGTGGCGAAAAGGTGCTGCTGACCGATACGACCTCGCATGGGCTGCTGCCGTTTTACTTTGGCGCGAGCGAGCTGAAGCCGGGCGTCGTGCGCACGTTTGCGCCGCCGGTGGGAAGTGCGGATGCGCCCATTCATCTGCTGAGCTTCGATCTGCTGGAGAAGGGTGGCGATCTCGAAGCGCAGGACTGGCTGGCTGAGGAACTGACGCGCAACAGCCAGGGTATGCAGCGCGTCCTGGTGGATCTTTCGCCTTCGGTTCCGTGGGTGCTCCGGAGACTGGCGCGCATGAACTCGATTGTGATGGTGCCGATGAAACCTGATATGAGCTCGGTGATCAGCTTGAACGTGGTGGAGAAGTTCTTTGCAGATGTGACGGATGGAAACGGAAAGCCATTGCATCCGCGATATGTGCTGAATGGATTTGACGCGTCGCAGCCGCTGCACCTGGATGTGCGCGAGGTGTTGCGCCAACAGTTGGGCGATCGTTTGCTGCCGTTTGTGATTCGCCGCTCGCCGGCGGTGTCGGAGGCGCTGGCGGAGGGTATGACGGTGATGGATTATGCGCCTGATACGGCTGTGGCGGGCGATGTGTTGAACCTGGCTTCGTGGCTGAGGACGCAGGCGGCGCCTGCCTCTGGCTTTAGAAAGGCGCGGTGGAGCGAGCAATGA
- the bcsA gene encoding UDP-forming cellulose synthase catalytic subunit — MTRSPLWREFESSDALLPRLLRFLIVAGGTLFLLASAAVPLPWPQQAVLGGLLVLSALWLHRGSGSYLTTLMLVLLSCFATVRYGIWRVHAVEQYFRFRDSTWNHLNAFFVVVVLGAEAYAFVALILGYFQTLWPLRRTPVPLPDDPEKWPEVDLLITTYNEPLRLVKYTALAATNIDWPEGKLNVYLLDDGRREEFRDFAEQAGIGYMTRPNNENAKAGNINAALKRLNAPFVAVFDADHVPTRSFLQLTMGWFDRDVNLALLQTPQHFYSPDPFERNLEQFRHIPAENELFYGVVQDGNDLWNATSFCGSCAVLRRRALDEIGGIATETVTEDAHTSIRLQKAGWSTAYINIPQAAGLATERLSGHIRQRVRWARGMTQILRVENPLFGRGLKLVQRLCYLNSAAHFLFALPRLVFLMAPLIYLIYGGTNLPGTWQLILAYAAPHLVMLYLTHLRIQGRHRHSFWNEIYETVLAPYVLLPTIGAFLWPRKPKFNVTPKGQVLYSSFFDRRIARPFLLMLFVNFIGLLCAIPRLHLFAASNAPGWQGRLLSVPHQMYDPNHLGTIVVNVVWTLFNMMLLSVATAVAWENQQRRRAVRVNVEVPAGVVLPDGSVVQGLTGDLSSTGVRLWTGSRLKVQPEDAVRIVLPVLDGDASLPATVVRVEDESLRVQFDALSLAEDEALTMVLYSRADTWLGWDESRERDHPVRSFARIVRLAFRGLRQTILPGRRSRDAGLVTSIVPLLIAAVLLPSWGRAAGQDAQTTTPPVATVAETKQPAEPPKPEAVKPEPSKAGQASSPKKADADAGTAQDHPPAKAVTEAKTADKPADPATTAKTDASKTTATGDPKTSSPQSGSAAAAPKLTKAGHATAKTIASAVNALPASAKSVPFAPAAPTPSPPPAAVSTVPTAPVIKSDLAVVNFYQSRVLPGWWRASVLAAQYPWALLIIVVLQSFLIAVLLRASLRRRARERLLGHI, encoded by the coding sequence ATGACCCGATCGCCTCTGTGGCGGGAGTTCGAGTCGAGCGATGCGCTGCTTCCGCGGCTCCTGCGGTTTCTGATTGTCGCGGGCGGAACACTGTTCCTGCTCGCGTCGGCTGCTGTGCCGCTGCCGTGGCCGCAGCAGGCTGTGCTGGGCGGGTTGCTGGTGCTGAGCGCCCTTTGGCTGCACCGCGGCTCGGGCTCGTATCTCACGACTCTGATGCTGGTGTTGCTGTCGTGTTTTGCGACAGTGCGGTATGGCATCTGGCGCGTTCATGCGGTCGAGCAGTACTTCCGGTTCCGCGATTCGACGTGGAACCATCTCAACGCGTTCTTTGTCGTCGTTGTCTTAGGCGCTGAAGCCTATGCATTCGTGGCACTGATCCTGGGCTACTTCCAGACATTGTGGCCGCTGCGCCGGACGCCGGTGCCGCTGCCGGACGATCCGGAGAAGTGGCCTGAGGTCGACCTGCTGATTACGACCTACAACGAACCGCTGCGGCTGGTGAAGTATACGGCGCTTGCGGCGACGAACATCGACTGGCCTGAGGGCAAGCTGAACGTTTATCTGCTCGATGACGGCCGGCGCGAGGAGTTTCGCGACTTCGCCGAGCAGGCGGGCATCGGCTACATGACCCGCCCCAACAACGAGAACGCGAAGGCGGGCAACATCAATGCAGCGCTGAAGCGGTTGAATGCGCCATTCGTTGCGGTGTTCGATGCGGACCATGTGCCGACGCGCAGCTTTCTGCAGCTCACGATGGGGTGGTTCGACCGCGACGTGAACCTGGCGTTGCTGCAAACACCGCAGCACTTCTACTCGCCTGATCCGTTTGAACGAAACCTCGAGCAGTTCCGGCATATTCCGGCCGAGAACGAACTGTTTTACGGCGTGGTGCAGGATGGCAACGATCTCTGGAACGCGACGTCATTTTGCGGATCCTGCGCGGTGCTGCGCCGCAGGGCGCTGGATGAGATTGGCGGAATTGCGACGGAGACGGTAACCGAAGACGCGCACACGTCGATCCGGCTGCAGAAGGCTGGGTGGAGCACGGCGTACATCAATATTCCGCAGGCCGCGGGGCTCGCAACCGAACGGTTGAGCGGGCACATTCGCCAGCGCGTTCGCTGGGCGCGCGGCATGACGCAGATCCTGCGGGTCGAGAATCCGTTGTTCGGGCGCGGGCTGAAGCTGGTGCAGCGGCTGTGCTACCTGAATTCTGCAGCGCATTTCCTGTTTGCCCTGCCGCGGCTGGTCTTCCTGATGGCGCCGCTGATTTACCTGATCTATGGCGGCACCAACCTGCCGGGCACCTGGCAGTTGATTCTGGCGTACGCCGCGCCGCACCTGGTGATGCTGTACCTGACACATCTTCGCATTCAGGGAAGGCATCGGCACTCGTTCTGGAACGAGATCTATGAAACGGTGCTGGCGCCGTACGTTCTGCTGCCGACGATCGGCGCGTTCCTGTGGCCGCGCAAGCCGAAGTTCAACGTCACGCCCAAGGGGCAGGTGCTCTACTCGAGCTTCTTCGACCGCCGCATTGCGCGGCCGTTTCTGCTGATGCTGTTTGTGAACTTCATCGGTCTGCTGTGCGCGATTCCGCGGCTGCATCTGTTTGCCGCATCGAACGCACCCGGATGGCAGGGGCGGCTGCTGAGCGTGCCGCACCAGATGTATGACCCGAATCACCTCGGCACAATCGTGGTCAACGTGGTGTGGACGCTCTTCAACATGATGCTGCTCAGCGTCGCGACGGCTGTGGCGTGGGAGAACCAGCAGCGGCGCCGTGCGGTGCGGGTGAACGTTGAGGTGCCGGCGGGCGTGGTCCTGCCGGACGGCAGCGTCGTGCAGGGGCTGACGGGCGATCTTTCGAGCACAGGCGTGCGGCTGTGGACAGGGTCGCGCCTGAAGGTGCAGCCGGAAGACGCGGTGCGGATTGTTCTGCCGGTGCTGGATGGCGACGCGTCGCTGCCTGCAACTGTAGTGCGCGTGGAGGATGAGTCGCTGCGCGTGCAGTTCGACGCGCTCTCGCTGGCGGAGGACGAGGCGCTGACGATGGTGCTGTACTCGCGCGCCGACACGTGGCTCGGATGGGACGAGAGCCGTGAGCGCGATCATCCGGTGCGCAGCTTTGCGCGCATCGTTCGGCTTGCGTTCCGCGGGTTGCGGCAGACGATTCTACCGGGACGCCGTTCGCGCGATGCCGGCCTAGTGACGAGCATCGTGCCGCTGCTGATTGCGGCGGTGTTGCTGCCGAGTTGGGGCAGAGCGGCAGGGCAGGATGCGCAGACAACGACTCCGCCTGTTGCGACCGTCGCCGAAACGAAGCAACCGGCCGAGCCGCCGAAACCGGAAGCCGTGAAGCCGGAGCCGTCGAAGGCCGGACAGGCAAGTTCGCCAAAAAAGGCCGACGCGGATGCAGGGACCGCTCAGGATCATCCGCCTGCGAAGGCTGTTACGGAAGCAAAGACTGCCGACAAGCCGGCGGATCCGGCGACGACTGCCAAGACAGATGCTTCGAAGACAACAGCGACCGGGGATCCTAAGACCTCTTCGCCGCAGAGCGGATCTGCGGCCGCCGCTCCGAAGCTGACGAAGGCCGGCCATGCAACTGCAAAGACGATTGCGTCCGCTGTAAACGCACTGCCAGCCTCGGCAAAGTCCGTTCCATTTGCTCCCGCGGCGCCGACGCCCTCGCCCCCGCCCGCGGCGGTGTCTACGGTTCCGACGGCTCCTGTCATCAAGAGCGACCTGGCGGTCGTGAATTTCTATCAGTCTCGCGTTCTGCCAGGGTGGTGGCGCGCGAGCGTGCTCGCCGCACAGTATCCGTGGGCGCTGCTGATTATCGTGGTGCTGCAATCGTTTCTGATCGCCGTTCTGCTGCGGGCGTCGCTGCGGCGTCGTGCGCGCGAGCGGCTGCTCGGGCATATCTGA
- a CDS encoding lysylphosphatidylglycerol synthase transmembrane domain-containing protein has product MKKRTNVRSTYNIAGESSARRPEDPAMSREHRLNLLKMLPGLLISAFFLWWTFRGFDMKDLSAVRFVAPAWILGIIVFSVAGYTLRCVRWWWMLRSVKARFSDCARIFMTSLAANNILPLRIGDVMRIFTYAPDLNATPSTVLSTVILEKLLDVFSLAALFVITMHGGRKVSPKLAGGAEIGLAISAVALLVLVFGAHTLQGPLRSLTAKSHNKIVKKIEHWLLLAMECIEHIGLGGTLLLFVFSFVAWGLEGMIYLSAVKLVALKTDLLGPWQAVSQANLSFLIPSSPGGIGPFEWACKDALVRHGAPPAAAGLFGLLIHAWLFIAITAVGGGLFLVHRLHRARRVPLVEELDTLPAELP; this is encoded by the coding sequence ATGAAGAAGCGTACCAATGTTCGATCTACCTACAACATCGCCGGGGAATCCTCGGCCCGCCGCCCTGAGGACCCCGCGATGAGTCGTGAGCATCGCCTCAATCTGCTGAAGATGCTGCCTGGGCTGCTGATCAGCGCCTTCTTTCTGTGGTGGACCTTCCGCGGCTTCGACATGAAGGACCTTAGCGCTGTGCGCTTTGTCGCGCCCGCGTGGATCCTCGGCATCATCGTCTTCAGCGTGGCCGGATACACCTTGCGTTGCGTGCGCTGGTGGTGGATGCTGCGCAGTGTGAAGGCGCGCTTCAGCGACTGCGCGCGCATCTTCATGACTTCGCTTGCGGCGAACAACATCCTCCCGCTGCGCATCGGCGATGTGATGCGCATCTTTACCTACGCGCCGGACCTGAACGCGACACCGTCGACGGTGCTGAGCACGGTCATCCTGGAAAAGCTGCTGGATGTCTTCAGCCTCGCCGCGTTGTTTGTGATCACCATGCATGGCGGCCGCAAAGTCTCGCCGAAGCTTGCCGGCGGCGCGGAGATCGGGCTTGCGATTTCGGCGGTTGCGCTGCTTGTTCTGGTCTTCGGCGCGCACACGCTGCAGGGACCACTACGCTCGCTCACGGCGAAGAGCCACAACAAGATTGTGAAGAAGATCGAGCACTGGCTGTTGCTCGCGATGGAATGCATCGAGCACATCGGCCTGGGGGGCACGTTGCTGCTCTTCGTGTTCAGCTTCGTCGCCTGGGGTCTTGAGGGCATGATCTATCTTTCGGCGGTGAAGCTGGTGGCCCTGAAGACAGATCTGCTGGGGCCATGGCAGGCGGTCTCGCAGGCGAACCTTTCGTTTTTGATTCCGAGCTCGCCGGGAGGCATTGGGCCGTTTGAGTGGGCTTGCAAGGACGCGCTGGTTCGCCACGGAGCGCCGCCTGCCGCCGCCGGACTCTTCGGGCTCCTGATTCACGCCTGGCTGTTCATTGCGATCACAGCAGTCGGCGGTGGACTCTTCCTCGTGCATCGTCTGCACCGTGCGCGGCGAGTGCCTCTGGTCGAGGAGCTGGACACGTTGCCCGCTGAGCTTCCGTAA